The Polyangium mundeleinium genome contains the following window.
CTGCGCGCCGACGACGAGCAGCCGATCGTCTGCGTAGACGTTCAGGCCCCACTGCGTATCCGCGACGTAAGTATTGCCCACGAGCTCGCCCTCGCTCAGGTCGAGCACGGCCACCCCGTTCGTGCCGAAGGTCGTATCGACCGTCCCGTCGGCGTTGAACCGCGTCACGGCGATATCACGATCCCGCGCGTCCGCCGCGCCCGCGTGCTCGATCGTGCCGGCGACGACGATCTTGCCCGTCGATTGCACCACGATCCCGCGCGTCACCTCGCCGTTCGTACCCACCGCCACGTTGTGCGTGGCGATGCCGCTCGTACCGAACGTCGTATCGATCTCGCCGGTCGGCTTGAACTTCACGACGATCGTCGCGAAATCCGCGGTCGCGTCCGTCGCCTCCGCCGCGTGGCCGGTCGCGTAGAAGTTGCCCTGCGCGTCGAACGTCACGCCGTACAGCCGATCGTGCCCCGCTTCCGAAATGGGCACGGGCACGGGCTTCGCTTCCTCGCCTCCGCCCGCGCCGCCGGCGCCGCCCATTCCACCGGCGCCGCCCATTCCACCGGCGCCGCCGGTGCCGCCGATGCCGCCCGTGCCGCCGTCGCCGCCGGTGCCACCGATGCCGCCCGTGCCGCCGATGCCGCCCGTGCCGCCCGTCGCGCCCGTCCCGCCCTGGCCTCCCCCGCCCGTGCCGCCCGTGTCGTCCCCGCAGCCGGCGGCGAGCGCGCCGAGCAGCACGCAGGCCGAGAGGGGCACGAGGTACGTGGTTCGCGCCCAAGCGCGGCGGATGGCTCCCGTATTCGCGTTCATTTTATGCTTCTCCTTACGTTATTTCTCAGTCGAGTCCGATGTGGCGCCCCGCAACTACGTGCGCTCACTTGAAATAGAAAATGAAAAACATTTTCAACAGCGAGGGTGGGTAATGCACGCCCTGCATCGTGTCAACCGGAAACCGCACCCCGATCCCCGCGCTATCCGCAAGAAGCGAGCTGATTTACACCGGCCGTTGGATTATTTGTGCTCAAATTAACAAACCATGCAACGCGCCAGAGGATCCGTGGTACCCCAACGAACCATCCCTCAACGGGCCACCTCGGTTTCCGTCCGGGAGTCATCTTTCAGCACGAACGAAGTTGAAAGTAGTTTTCAACTTCGACAAGCGTGCTACCATCCGCCCCCCTGCTCGGGACCAAGCTTCGGAAGGGAAGAGGATGTCCATGCAGAATCATTCGCAGGTGAGCCCTCCGCCTCCCAGGAGGTGGCTGCAAGGCGGGAGCGTCGCGCGCGCGCTCCTCGGTGGTCTTTTCGCCCTCGGCCTCGTCGCGGGCTGCGAGCGAATCGCTTTTTACTCGACGGGCCGCCCTCCGCCCGATTCGAATGAAGGCTCCACGACCTCCTCGTCCTCGACCAGCGGCAGCAGCGGCGATCCGACGGGCGGGATGGGGACCGTCACCCGCGCGACGCTGATCGACGCCATTGCCACGTGCAACCTCGATCTCCTCGACGCCTTCCAGAAAGCCGCCCAGGAGCTCTCCACCGCGGCGGCCAAAGCCAAAACCGACCCCCAAGCCCGCGCCGAGGCGCAGACCGCCTGGACCAAGGCCATCGACCTCTGGCAACGCGCCGAGCCCTTCCAGTTCGGCCCCGGCGGCCCCACGAACACGCCCGGCGGCCAGGGCCTGCGCGACACCGTTTACTCGTGGCCGCTCGTGAGCCGCTGCCTCGTCGAACAAAACATCGTTTCCAAGGCGTACGAGGCCTCCGATTTCGGCACCACCGCGCTCATCAACATGCGTGGCCTCGCCGCGGCCGAATACCTCCTCTTCTACACGGGCACGGACAACGCCTGCAACCCCGCGTCCGCCATCAACAGCTCCGGCTCGTGGGCCGCGCTGGGCGCGGACGAACTCGCTTCGCGGAAGTCCGCCTATGCCTCGTCCGTCTCCTCGGGCATCGCCGCGATGGCCGGCAAGCTCCTCGGCGCGTGGCGCCCGGGCGAGGGGGATTTCGACACGCAGTTCAGGAACGCGGGCAAAAGCGGCTCGGCGTACACGACGGAGCAGATGGCCCTCAATGCGGTCAGCGACGCGATGTTCCACGTCGAGATTCAAGTGAAGGACCTGAAGCTCGCGCGCCCGCTCGGCCTCCTCGATTGCAGCACCGCGACCTGCCCCGAGACCGTGGAATCACGCTTCGCCGGCCGATCGAGGGTGCACGTGCGGAACAACCTGGTCGGCTTCCGCATGCTCATGAGCGGGTGCAAGGACGGCGAGGGCGTGGGCTTCGACGACGTGCTCATCGCGCTCGGCGCGACCGCGCTCGCCGAAAAGATGAACGCCGACGTCAATGGCGCCATCGCTGCGGCCGACGCCGTCCCGAGCGACGATCTCGCCCAGGCCCTCGCGCAGAACCCCGAGAGCGTCAAGCAGCTCCACGACGCCGTGAAACGAATCACGGACAGCCTCAAGACCGAGTTCGTCACGGTCTTGGATCTCGAGCTCCCGCAGACCGTGGAAGGGGACAATGACTGAACGAGCCGACGCGGCCCCCCCGGGCCGCCTCGCGCGGCTCGCGTCGCTCCTCCTTCGCCCGGAGGACGCGGCGGCGCTCGCCGCGTTCCGCTTCTGCTTCGGCCTCCTCGGCTGCGTGAGCGCGCTCCGCTTCCTCGCCTATGGCTGGGTGGACGAGTTCTTCGTCAAGCCCCGGTTTTTCCTGTCCTACTGGGGCTTCGACTGGCTCGCGCCGCTCTCCGCCCGGGGAATGCACGCGCTCTTCGTGGCGCTCGCCGTCATCAGCGCGTGCGTCGCGGTCGGCTTCCTCTATCGCGCCGCGATCATCCTCTTCCTCCTCGGCTTCACGTACGTCCAGCTCCTCGACGTCACGAACTACCTCAACCATTACTACCTCGTCAGCCTGCTCGCGCTCCTCCTCTCCTTCATGCCCCTCCACCGCGCCCATTCGGTGGACGCTTGGCTCTTCCCGAAGCTCCACCGCGCGACCTTGCCCGCGTGGTGCACGTACCTCCTCCGCTTCCAGGTCGGCGCCGTCTACTTCTTCGCGGGCCTCGCGAAGGTCAACAGCGATTGGCTCCTCCACGCCCAGCCCCTCAACATTTGGCTCTCGTCGCGCACCTACCTGCCCATCGTCGGCCCGCTCCTCGGCGAACGCTGGGTCGCCTTCGCCATGAGCTGGGCGGGCTGCCTCTTCGACCTCACGGTCGTGGCCTTTCTGCTCATGCCGCGGACCCGCGTCGCCGCGTATGCCGTCGTCCTCCTCTTTCACGCGGCGACGAAGCTCCTCTTTCCGATCGGCATGTTCCCGGTCATCATGGTCGTCGCGGCGCTCGTGTTTTTCTCGCCGAGCTGGCCACGCAACCTTGTCGCCTTCTTCCGGCGCCGCGCCCCCGCCCCCGCGCCCGCCTTGCCCGCCCCCGCCGACGCGCCCCTCCCCCGCCTCTTTGGCGCCCGGGTCGCCCTCGTCGCGTGTTATTGCGCCTTCCACCTCCTCTGGCCCCTCCGGACGCACCTCTATGGGGGAAACGTCCTCTGGCACGAGCAAGGCATCCGTTTTTCCTGGCGCGTCATGCTCCGCGAGAAAAACGGATCCGTCACGTATCTCGTGACGGACCCGCGCACCGGCCGCACCCAGGAGGTCCCCCCGCGCAAGTACCTGAACAACCGCCAGGAGCGCGACTTCTCCACGCAGCCGGACCTCATCCTGCGCCTCGCGCACCAGATCGCGCGTGATTTCGAGGCCCGCGAAGGCGTACGCCCCGTCGTCCGGGCACACACGCCCGTCTCGCTCAATGGCCGTCCGGCCGAGCTGCTCCTCGATCCGACGATCGACCTCGCATCCATGTCCGACGGGCTCGCCAAGGCCACCTGGATCCGGCCCGTCCCGCAAGCACCTCCCATTCACCTCGAGTCCCTGGCATGGCATCGCCCCTGATTCGCCGCTCGACGCTCCCCGCGCTCCTCTTGCTCTCGCTCTCGCCCGCGGCGCTCGCCCAGACCGGAGGCGACCCGCCTTCGCCGCCTGAAGCCGCGCCGCCGCCCGAGGCCACGCCGCCGACCGAGGCGACCGAAGACGCGAACGCGAAAAACGCCGAGCCTCCTCCCCCCATTGAAATCTCGGTCGTCGGCACCCGCCTCCAGCAAACGAGCGGCTCGGCGCACGTCGTCACGACGAAGCAGCTCCAGCGCTTCAAGTACGACGATCCCCACAAGATCCTCCTCGGCGTCCCCGGCGTCTACGTCCGCGAGGAAGACGGCTTCGGCCTGCGCCCGAACATCGGCATTCGTGGCGCCGTCTCCGACCGCAGCAAGAAGATCACGCTCATGGAGGACGGCGTCCTCCTCGGACCGGCGCCCTACTCCGCGCCCGCCGCCTATTACTTCCCGCTCATCGGCCGCATGGATTCCGTGCGCGTGGTGAAGGGCCCCTCCGCGATCAGCTACGGCCCGCATACCGTCGGCGGCGCCATCGACATGATCACCGCGGCCATTCCCTCCGAGCGCCGCGGCATGCTCGACGTCTCGTTCGGCCAGTACATGCTCCGCAAGGTCCACCTGCGGCAAGGCCTCGCCGACGACAAATACGGCGTCCTCCTCGAAGCCGTGCACCTCGCGAACGACGGATTCAAGGACCTCGACGGCGGCGGCGACACCGGGTTTGCCCGAACCGACATCATGATGAAGGGCCGATACACCTTCGATCCCGTGGGCTCCGTCGTGAACGAGCTCGAGCTCAAGGTGGGCTACCAGAACGAAGGCTCGAACGAGACGTACCTCGGCCTCAGCGACGAGGACTTCCAGGCGACGCCGTATCGCCGGTATGGCGCGAGCCGCCTCGACCGCATGGTCTCGAACCGCACGCAATTCCAGCTCACGCACCGCGCGCGGTTCCGCCCGAACCTGGAGCTCACCACGATCCTCTACCGCCACGACCTGCACAGGGCGTGGCGCAAGGTGAACGGCTTCCGCGGCACCTCGGTCGCGAGCGTCCTCGCGAACCCGGACGACCCGCGCAACGCCCTCTATTACGGCGTGCTCACGGGCGCCATTTCCCCGAGCACCGACGCGGAGACGCTCATGATCGGGCCGAACGACCGCTCGTTCGTCTCGCAAGGCCTCCAGTCCACGGTCTCCTGGCGCCCGAAGACCGGCCCCATCTCCCACCGGATCGAGTATGGCGTCCGCCTCCATTACGACTCGATCCGCCGCCTGCATACCCAGGACGGCTTCCTCATCGAAGGCGGCACGCCGATCCCCGAGGGGCGCCCCACGGAGACGACCGCCGACAACAACGCCTTCACCCACGCGATCTCCATGTACGCGACCGACGCCGCGACCTGGGGACCGCTCACGCTCACCGCCGGCGCGCGCCTCGAATCGATCCGCAGCGTCCTCGAGAATCACCTCACGGGCGAGCAAAACCTCACCATCCAGCAGGTCGTCGTGCCGGGCGCGGGCGTCTACCTCGCATTGCCGCGCGACTTTGGCCTCCTCGCCGGCGTCCACCAGGGCTTCTCCCCCGTCCCGCCGGGGCAAAACGACATCGTGCGCCCCGAGAAGAGCTGGAACTACGAGGCCGGCGTACGCTGGTCGCCGAAACGCGTCCGCGCCGAGATCATCGGCTTCTACAGCGACTACAAGAACCTCACGAACCTGTGCTCGTTCTCCACGGGCTGCGTCCAGGAGAACCTCGACCAGCAGACCGACGGCGGACGCGCGCGTGTGCTCGGCTTCGAGGCGTATGCCGAGAGCGAGCTCAAGCTCCGGGACAACCTCGCGCTCCCCGGGCGCTTGAGCTGGACGTACACGGACGCGCAATTCACGAACAGCTTCCCCTCGGCCGACCCGATCTTCGGCGACGTCGAGGCCGGCGACGCGCTGCCCTACGTCCCGCGCCACCAGATCGCGGCCTCGGTCGGCGTCGAGACGCCGCGCTGGGGCGCGAACGTCGGCTGCACGTACACCAGCAGCATGCGCGAAATCGCCTCGCAGGGTGAACCCGCGCCCGGGACGGCGACGGACGATTATTTCCTCCTCGACGCCTCCGTCAACGTCCGCCCGCTCAAATGGCTGACGATTTACGCGCTCGGGCGGAACCTGCTCGACACCGCCTACATCGCCTCTCGCCGTCCTTATGGCGCGCGCCCCGGCGCCCCGCGGTGGCTCCAGGCCGGCGCGCGCGTCGACTTCTGAACGTCCCCGCCGACATCTTGGCCCGCGTCCGCGCTCCCTGCTAGGAGCCGTACGCCCCCTCATGTCGAGCCACCCTTCGCCCCTCCCGCCCGCGCGCCGCGGCACCTATTTCGTCGGCGACAACCTCGACGTCCTGCGGGACCGTATCCCTTCCGCCTCGGTCGACCTCGTCTACCTGGATCCACCCTTTCAAAGCGGAAGGGCGTACCACCTCTACACGGGCGTCACGGCGGACGAACCCGGCGCCCTCGCGTTCGACGACACCTGGGCCTGGGGCGAGACCGCCGCGCGCGCGCTCGCGGCCCTCGTCGCCCGGGACGAGCCCGTCGGGCGGGCGCTCGCGGGCCTCCACGGCTTCCTCGGCCCTTGCGACACGATGGCCTACCTCGCCATGATGGCGCCCCGCCTCGTCGAGATTCGCCGCGTCCTCCGCGCCACGGGCAGCGTCTTCTTGCATTGCGACCCCACCGCGAGCCATTACCTCAAGATCCTGATGGACGCGGTCTTCGGACCGGACTGCTTCCGCAACGAGATCGTCTGGCGTTACCGCCGCTGGCCCGCCCGCGCGCGCCGCTTCCAGCGCATGCACGACGTGCTCTTCTTCTACACGCGCGAGCCCTCGAACGAGCACACGTTCCACACGCTCTACGGCTACGAGGAGCTCGCGGAGTCCACGAAAAAGACGTTTGGCACGAAAAAGCAGCGCGCTGATTTCTCCGCCGGACACCGCAAGCCGAGCGTCTCCGACGAGGAGACGAAGGGGCCGCCGCTCTCGGACGTCTGGGAGATCGGCGTGATCGCGGCGAAGGGCAAGGAGCGGCTCGGGTATCCGACGCAAAAACCCGAGGCGCTGCTCGAACGTGTCATCCTCGCCGCGAGCAACGAGGGCGACGTCGTGCTCGATCCCTTCTGCGGCTCGGGCACCACGCTCAGCGTGGCCACGCGCCTCGGGCGCCGCTTCCTCGGGATCGATCGGAGCCCCGAATCGAAGCGCGTCGTCGAGGAGCGCCTCGTGCGCGCGTATGGCGAGACGATCGATTGGGAGATCGTCGATTGCACGGAGAGCCGGCCGAAACCCCTCGCGCGCGCGGACGCCGCGCGGACCGGCGCGCGCGAGGACCGGAGCCGGGTGGCCTGAGGCGCGGGGCGGGACGCCCCCCGCGCTTCAGCGCAGAATCCCCTCCACCTTCGATAACGAAAACATCCCCTGGGCCACCGTCTGCCCGCGCACCTCGACGTCTGCCTCGAAATGTTGCACGTCCGCGCCCTCGCGGATGAGCCGGACCTCGTAGGTCAGCACGTCGCCCGGGAACACGTGGCGCAGGAAGCGGAGCTGGCTCGCGCCGATCGCGCCCGTGCGCGCG
Protein-coding sequences here:
- a CDS encoding HTTM domain-containing protein — translated: MTERADAAPPGRLARLASLLLRPEDAAALAAFRFCFGLLGCVSALRFLAYGWVDEFFVKPRFFLSYWGFDWLAPLSARGMHALFVALAVISACVAVGFLYRAAIILFLLGFTYVQLLDVTNYLNHYYLVSLLALLLSFMPLHRAHSVDAWLFPKLHRATLPAWCTYLLRFQVGAVYFFAGLAKVNSDWLLHAQPLNIWLSSRTYLPIVGPLLGERWVAFAMSWAGCLFDLTVVAFLLMPRTRVAAYAVVLLFHAATKLLFPIGMFPVIMVVAALVFFSPSWPRNLVAFFRRRAPAPAPALPAPADAPLPRLFGARVALVACYCAFHLLWPLRTHLYGGNVLWHEQGIRFSWRVMLREKNGSVTYLVTDPRTGRTQEVPPRKYLNNRQERDFSTQPDLILRLAHQIARDFEAREGVRPVVRAHTPVSLNGRPAELLLDPTIDLASMSDGLAKATWIRPVPQAPPIHLESLAWHRP
- a CDS encoding imelysin family protein, yielding MQNHSQVSPPPPRRWLQGGSVARALLGGLFALGLVAGCERIAFYSTGRPPPDSNEGSTTSSSSTSGSSGDPTGGMGTVTRATLIDAIATCNLDLLDAFQKAAQELSTAAAKAKTDPQARAEAQTAWTKAIDLWQRAEPFQFGPGGPTNTPGGQGLRDTVYSWPLVSRCLVEQNIVSKAYEASDFGTTALINMRGLAAAEYLLFYTGTDNACNPASAINSSGSWAALGADELASRKSAYASSVSSGIAAMAGKLLGAWRPGEGDFDTQFRNAGKSGSAYTTEQMALNAVSDAMFHVEIQVKDLKLARPLGLLDCSTATCPETVESRFAGRSRVHVRNNLVGFRMLMSGCKDGEGVGFDDVLIALGATALAEKMNADVNGAIAAADAVPSDDLAQALAQNPESVKQLHDAVKRITDSLKTEFVTVLDLELPQTVEGDND
- a CDS encoding delta-60 repeat domain-containing protein, producing the protein MNANTGAIRRAWARTTYLVPLSACVLLGALAAGCGDDTGGTGGGGQGGTGATGGTGGIGGTGGIGGTGGDGGTGGIGGTGGAGGMGGAGGMGGAGGAGGGEEAKPVPVPISEAGHDRLYGVTFDAQGNFYATGHAAEATDATADFATIVVKFKPTGEIDTTFGTSGIATHNVAVGTNGEVTRGIVVQSTGKIVVAGTIEHAGAADARDRDIAVTRFNADGTVDTTFGTNGVAVLDLSEGELVGNTYVADTQWGLNVYADDRLLVVGAQKAPGRTDTDFAAVRLSADGAIDNGFGTNGVVLLDIAQQNASPKSGRILADGSVVISGYNRDGDNIVSPVIYKLDSAGKFDTTFGTGGVFNQVVLASVAEAYDIIPQGANFVTVGYGSNGGNENVDWLSLRITGDGKLDTTYGQNGHVRVDLAGNTDNGRALVALGDKRSLLVGGGRPAADNIDAMVAVLTENGEVDTTFAPKGLKQYDLGGAADMFWGVALSPDQKHAAIVGAKSVGMGPGNDDGVLLLLPVGN
- a CDS encoding DNA-methyltransferase, yielding MSSHPSPLPPARRGTYFVGDNLDVLRDRIPSASVDLVYLDPPFQSGRAYHLYTGVTADEPGALAFDDTWAWGETAARALAALVARDEPVGRALAGLHGFLGPCDTMAYLAMMAPRLVEIRRVLRATGSVFLHCDPTASHYLKILMDAVFGPDCFRNEIVWRYRRWPARARRFQRMHDVLFFYTREPSNEHTFHTLYGYEELAESTKKTFGTKKQRADFSAGHRKPSVSDEETKGPPLSDVWEIGVIAAKGKERLGYPTQKPEALLERVILAASNEGDVVLDPFCGSGTTLSVATRLGRRFLGIDRSPESKRVVEERLVRAYGETIDWEIVDCTESRPKPLARADAARTGAREDRSRVA
- a CDS encoding TonB-dependent receptor family protein, which translates into the protein MASPLIRRSTLPALLLLSLSPAALAQTGGDPPSPPEAAPPPEATPPTEATEDANAKNAEPPPPIEISVVGTRLQQTSGSAHVVTTKQLQRFKYDDPHKILLGVPGVYVREEDGFGLRPNIGIRGAVSDRSKKITLMEDGVLLGPAPYSAPAAYYFPLIGRMDSVRVVKGPSAISYGPHTVGGAIDMITAAIPSERRGMLDVSFGQYMLRKVHLRQGLADDKYGVLLEAVHLANDGFKDLDGGGDTGFARTDIMMKGRYTFDPVGSVVNELELKVGYQNEGSNETYLGLSDEDFQATPYRRYGASRLDRMVSNRTQFQLTHRARFRPNLELTTILYRHDLHRAWRKVNGFRGTSVASVLANPDDPRNALYYGVLTGAISPSTDAETLMIGPNDRSFVSQGLQSTVSWRPKTGPISHRIEYGVRLHYDSIRRLHTQDGFLIEGGTPIPEGRPTETTADNNAFTHAISMYATDAATWGPLTLTAGARLESIRSVLENHLTGEQNLTIQQVVVPGAGVYLALPRDFGLLAGVHQGFSPVPPGQNDIVRPEKSWNYEAGVRWSPKRVRAEIIGFYSDYKNLTNLCSFSTGCVQENLDQQTDGGRARVLGFEAYAESELKLRDNLALPGRLSWTYTDAQFTNSFPSADPIFGDVEAGDALPYVPRHQIAASVGVETPRWGANVGCTYTSSMREIASQGEPAPGTATDDYFLLDASVNVRPLKWLTIYALGRNLLDTAYIASRRPYGARPGAPRWLQAGARVDF